The DNA sequence CACCGCCTTCTCGACGGGGTCGGTGCCACCGGCCATCTGCCGGAACGCCGCGATGGCGCGCGGCCCCTCGACCACGAGCGCCACCAACGGCCGCGCCGTGATGAAATCGAGTAGCCCCGCGTAGAACGGCTTCCCCTCGTGCTCCGCATAGTGGGCCGCGGCGACGGCCTCCGTGGCCGTACGCATCTCCATCGCGGCGACGGAAAGTCCCTTGCGTTCGATCCGCGAGACGATCTCGCCGATATGCCCCCGGGCAACGGCGTCGGGCTTGATCAATACCAGGCTGCGCTCTGTCACGGCCGTCAGACTAGTCGGCTCCGCCGCGCACGCCCACACGGACCCGCGTACGAACCGCCGCGAGACCCCGCCAGCCGCGCGGAGCAGACGCTCAGCCGCGCTGCCCCGGCAGCAGCCCGCGCCGCTCCCGGTCGCGGATGTCCGCGCTCAGGTACAGCAGGTACCCCCACACCGCAGCGAACAGGAGCCCCACGACGCCGATCGCCGGGTGCACCCACCAGCCGGCGACCACCAGCACCTGCAGGAGCAGGTCGAACTTCACGGCCCACCGGCGGCCCTGGACGCCCGCCCCGAGCACCATGAGCACGACGAGGCCGATCACATACCCGCCGCGCGCCGCCGTGAGCCCGCCCCCGACGGTCGCCACCACCGGGATCGCCAGGCCGATCACGATCGCCTCGAGGATCAGCAGCCCGGACAGCACTCCGCGGAAACTCTTCCACGGGTCCTTCGTCGGCGGACGTATGCCGCCCTGCTCCGGCGCACCGTCGCGCGCGCCCGCGGGATCGTCGTTCACGTCGGTTCCTTTCCCAGCATCGTGCGCGCCAGCCCCGCGGTGACCACCGACCCGGTGATCACGACGCCGGAACCGGAGATCTCCTCGCCGGGCCCCGACACCTCCTCGGCCAGCTCCACCGCGGACTCCAGGGCCGCGGGCAGGGACTGGGCCACGTGCACCCGGTCGTCGCCGTAGACGTCGGCGGCGAGCTCGGACAGCTGCGCCGGGGACATGCACCGGGGGCTGCCGTTGTGGGTGACCACCAGCTCGTCGAACACCGGCTCGAGCGCCTCGAGGATCCCGCGCACGTCCTTGTCCGCCATGATGGCCACCACGCCGACGAGCCGGCGGAAGTGGAACTCCCCGGACAGCGCCGCCGCGAGCGCCCCCGCGCCGTGGGGGTTGTGCGCGGCGTCGATGAACACGGAGGGCGCCGTGCGCACCGGTTCCAGCCGGCCGGGATTGACGAGCGCCGCGAATCCTTCGCGGACGGCGTCGTCGTCCAGTTTGCGGTCCATGCCCGCGCCGAAGAACGCCTCCACCGCCGCGAGAGCCAGCGCCGCATTGTGCGCCTGGTGCTCGCCGTGCAGCGGCACGAACACGTCGTCGTACACACCGCCGAGCCCCTGGATGCGCAGCATCTGGCCGCCGACCGCAGTGCGGCGTTCGAGCACCGCGAACTCGGAGCCCTCGCGCGCCACCGCCGCGTCCACCTCCACGGCCCGCCGCAGCAGCACCTCGGACACCTCGGGACGCTGCTCGGACAGGACCGCCACGGACGTCGACTTGATGATGTCCGCCTTCTCGCCCGCGATCCCCGTGATCTCGGTGCCCAGGTATTCCGCGTGGTCGAGTCCGATGGGGGTGATCACCGCCACCTGCGAGTCGATGACGTTGGTCGCGTCCCAGCGGCCGCCGAGCCCGGTCTCGATGACGCCCACGTCCACCGGGGCGTCGGCGAAAGCGGCGAAGGCCATCGCGGTGAGCACCTCGAACTTGCTCATCCGCGGGCCGCCCGCCGCCACCGAGCTGTCGTCCACCATCTGCACGTACGGCTCGATGTCCCGGTAGGTGCGCACGTATCCGGCCGGCGATATCGGCTCGCCGTCGATGGCGATCCGCTCGGTGACCGACTGCAGGTGCGGACTCGTCGTGCGCCCCACCCGCATGTGCATGCGGGTGAGCAGCGCGTCGGCCATCCGGCACACCGACGACTTGCCGTTGGTGCCCGCCACGTGGATGGTCGGATAGGCCCTCTGCGGCGACCCCAGCAGGTCCATCAGCGCGGCGATCCGCGTCAGCGACGGCTCGATGCGCGTCTCCGGCCACCGCTCGTCCAGCTCCGCCTCGAGCGATTCCAGCGCTGCC is a window from the Tomitella gaofuii genome containing:
- a CDS encoding DUF4233 domain-containing protein, yielding MNDDPAGARDGAPEQGGIRPPTKDPWKSFRGVLSGLLILEAIVIGLAIPVVATVGGGLTAARGGYVIGLVVLMVLGAGVQGRRWAVKFDLLLQVLVVAGWWVHPAIGVVGLLFAAVWGYLLYLSADIRDRERRGLLPGQRG
- the folC gene encoding bifunctional tetrahydrofolate synthase/dihydrofolate synthase, whose product is MSEARAGAAAPEDLAALESLEAELDERWPETRIEPSLTRIAALMDLLGSPQRAYPTIHVAGTNGKSSVCRMADALLTRMHMRVGRTTSPHLQSVTERIAIDGEPISPAGYVRTYRDIEPYVQMVDDSSVAAGGPRMSKFEVLTAMAFAAFADAPVDVGVIETGLGGRWDATNVIDSQVAVITPIGLDHAEYLGTEITGIAGEKADIIKSTSVAVLSEQRPEVSEVLLRRAVEVDAAVAREGSEFAVLERRTAVGGQMLRIQGLGGVYDDVFVPLHGEHQAHNAALALAAVEAFFGAGMDRKLDDDAVREGFAALVNPGRLEPVRTAPSVFIDAAHNPHGAGALAAALSGEFHFRRLVGVVAIMADKDVRGILEALEPVFDELVVTHNGSPRCMSPAQLSELAADVYGDDRVHVAQSLPAALESAVELAEEVSGPGEEISGSGVVITGSVVTAGLARTMLGKEPT
- the ndk gene encoding nucleoside-diphosphate kinase, which translates into the protein MTERSLVLIKPDAVARGHIGEIVSRIERKGLSVAAMEMRTATEAVAAAHYAEHEGKPFYAGLLDFITARPLVALVVEGPRAIAAFRQMAGGTDPVEKAVPGSIRGDLGLGTGENLVHGSDSPESAAREIAIWFPQLG